The genomic segment CGGGCGAACTATTCAACGTGATTAAGAAGCTTTCATCGGAGCAGCCACTGATGGAATACCTTCATTTCGAGCGAGAAGATTGGTGGGGGCCTCGACAATATCGGATCGATCCTTTCTCAGTTATGGGAGTAATGAATCGTCGAATAACAGACGCAAACAGAACCCTTCTGGCGAAAGTCCTTGGCGACGAGTTCGGAGTGAAAATCCCGGCGCCAACACAATTTGCGGGAATACCTGTTCTTGATAACAGACGGTCGTTCTTTGTTGGTGATGATGAAATGTGGAACCTTTTTGCTCACGCTTTGAAATCGGCCGATACAAATACCTTTTCTAACGAATTCAAAGAAGCATTCGAAAAGGCTGTCGCAGTTAGGATGAACGGAGTGGCGAAAATTACAATAGGGTTATTCTGGATTAGACCCAGAGTCTTTATGCCGCTTGACGGGAACTCCTGTAAGTACATAGCTAAGCACTATGAGATTAGCGTGCCAAAAGATCGTTGCAGTGGCGATGAATATGTAAGAATTCTTGATTCGCTGAAGAATGAACTTACTAAAGAGTCGCCTAGGCCATCGTTCCCAGAAATTTCACATAGAGCATGGACTGGAATCGGTCCTAAACCGCCCAGGCCACCAATACTCAAGAACTCAATAACTGCAAAGAACATTATACTTTACGGGCCCCCTGGAACGGGGAAAACCTACAGCGCTATTCAGTACGCCGTTGCTATTGTTGAGGAAAAATCTATTGCTAAAGTAAAGGCTGAGGATTACGGAGAAGTGTTCAGTCGCTATCTAAAATACAAAGACGATGGAATAATTGCTTTCACAACTTTCCACCAGTCTTTCAGCTACGAGGAGTTCATCGAGGGGATTCGTCCCGTTGTCTCCCCGGAAGAGAAAGCTGATACCAGTAGTGAAATTGAATACGAGATTCATGATGGGATTTTCAAGGCATTCTGCGATAATGCCGGGAACCCTGTCGGGGAAAAGGCAGACGCAGATTTGGGAATCGGGAAGAACCCAACAGTATGGAAGGTTTCTCTTGAAGCAGCAGGCGATAATCCCACTCGGACCGAGTGTATAGAGAATAACCACATTCGCATCGGATGGGACGAATACGGGGAGAACATATCAGATGCTACGGATTTTGGAGAGCACGGCGGAAGCAATGTTCTTAACGCCTTTTACAACAAGATGCAGATTGGCGATATCGTCCTTTCTTGCTATTCGAGCAAGACGATCGATGCTATCGGTGTTGTCACCGGCGAGCCGGAATGGCACAACGAATACCCTAATTATAAAAGGATGCGGAATGTTAGGTGGCTAGTAAAAGGGATTAACGAGGATATCGTCGACCTCAATGGTGGAAGAGCCATGACGCTTTCGACTGTGTACAAACTGTCTGTTTCCGTCTCGGATGTATTGCAGATGCTCAGAAAGCTGAAGTCAGATCTATTCAAAGAAGAAGTTAAGGTTCCAAACCGAGTCTTCATAATAGATGAGATTAACCGCGGCAATATTTCTAAGATCTTCGGGGAACTAATAACGCTGATTGAATCGTCGAAGCGTATAGGCGCAAGCGAGCAGCTACGCGCGAGACTGCCCTACTCCGGGCAGAATTTCGGTGTGCCTGATAATGTCTACATCATTGGAACCATGAACACTGCAGATCGTTCAATAGCGCTGATAGACTCCGCATTGCGCCGCAGGTTTAGCTTTGTGGAAATGCAGCCCAACTCAACGATACTAAAAGGCGTAAGTGTGGAGAACATCAACATCGCACAAATGCTCGATACGATTAACAAACGCATCACTGTGTTGCTCGATCGTGAGCATACGATCGGGCATTCCTATCTGCTCCCGCTTAGAAAAAGCGCGACTATTGAGACTCTTGCGGAGATTTTCGAAAACAGCATAGTTCCTCTCTTGCAGGAGTATTTCTACGATGACTATGAGAAGATCCAGCTCGTACTGGGAGACAACAAAAAGACAGATGATAGCACCCGCTTCATCGTGAAAAAGAGCGACACTATTGATCTGTTTGGTAGTGCCGAAATAGATTTCCCGGAGTATTACGAGGTGAACAGAGAGGCCTTCGAGATGATTGAAGCCTATAGGCAAATGTGAGATGACTTACACTATAACTGAATACAGCGGGTTTGCTTGTGAGAAGGCGGTAAATGGATATAAGGCCTTGCGTAAGGAGACCTTTGAAGCACTGGAGAACTTTATTCTCGCCAATGTCTCTGAAAAGGAAACTGAGGCGATCGAACTTCTTTCGCTATCGGCTCGAAGGGGTGTTGGCAAGGTCATAACTGCTCGGAATTACGTTGGGCTGATAGCGATGACAGACGGGACGGTAATCGAGATCCTGCCAAAAATCGCTGGCGATGAGATCGGCGAAGATGCAACAAAACGAATCTTTCTTGAGATGCTTAAGACGTTAAGAGACATCACGTTCAAGGATTTCAACGTGTCTCATCTTCACGTGGATCGACTGAATCTCTTCGAGATCTTTATAAAGATGTTCCTGGACGAGGTGACTGCACTTGCGAAACAGGGCCTCAAATCAGCTTACACGCCCGTTGAAGCAAACGAGAAGTTCTACAAAGGGAAGATCTTGACCTCACAGAACATTAAGCAGAATCTGGTCAACAAACAGCGATTCTACGTTCTCTATGATGATTTCAATGCGAACAGACCGGAGAACCGTCTGATCAAGTCCACGCTTCGCTTTCTTCTTAAAGCCACACATGACGGTCGTAACCGCCAACATGCGTCTCAATTGCTTACTCTCTTTGATAGGGTAGATTATTCTGAAAGCTACTATGAGGACTTTTCGAAGTGTTTGATCGATCGCAGCATGAACCACTACGACAAGGCCCTGTCATGGTGCCGTGTGT from the Mesotoga sp. Brook.08.105.5.1 genome contains:
- a CDS encoding McrC family protein; translated protein: MRKETFEALENFILANVSEKETEAIELLSLSARRGVGKVITARNYVGLIAMTDGTVIEILPKIAGDEIGEDATKRIFLEMLKTLRDITFKDFNVSHLHVDRLNLFEIFIKMFLDEVTALAKQGLKSAYTPVEANEKFYKGKILTSQNIKQNLVNKQRFYVLYDDFNANRPENRLIKSTLRFLLKATHDGRNRQHASQLLTLFDRVDYSESYYEDFSKCLIDRSMNHYDKALSWCRVFLLGNSFTAYAGNEVALALLFPMEKVFESFVAAKLRKHVGRAINIRTQDATYSLFDKPRRAFALRPDIVLEFGERTVVMDTKWKLLSDTDRNSGISQSDMYQMYAYGKKYAADRIVLVYPYSDKIGRSDIGYSSDDNVRVDIRFVDLRNPTESISDLLSECRRYLNE
- a CDS encoding AAA family ATPase, whose amino-acid sequence is MDSGFQWVPFYEALADKLLDFRDKPGELFNVIKKLSSEQPLMEYLHFEREDWWGPRQYRIDPFSVMGVMNRRITDANRTLLAKVLGDEFGVKIPAPTQFAGIPVLDNRRSFFVGDDEMWNLFAHALKSADTNTFSNEFKEAFEKAVAVRMNGVAKITIGLFWIRPRVFMPLDGNSCKYIAKHYEISVPKDRCSGDEYVRILDSLKNELTKESPRPSFPEISHRAWTGIGPKPPRPPILKNSITAKNIILYGPPGTGKTYSAIQYAVAIVEEKSIAKVKAEDYGEVFSRYLKYKDDGIIAFTTFHQSFSYEEFIEGIRPVVSPEEKADTSSEIEYEIHDGIFKAFCDNAGNPVGEKADADLGIGKNPTVWKVSLEAAGDNPTRTECIENNHIRIGWDEYGENISDATDFGEHGGSNVLNAFYNKMQIGDIVLSCYSSKTIDAIGVVTGEPEWHNEYPNYKRMRNVRWLVKGINEDIVDLNGGRAMTLSTVYKLSVSVSDVLQMLRKLKSDLFKEEVKVPNRVFIIDEINRGNISKIFGELITLIESSKRIGASEQLRARLPYSGQNFGVPDNVYIIGTMNTADRSIALIDSALRRRFSFVEMQPNSTILKGVSVENINIAQMLDTINKRITVLLDREHTIGHSYLLPLRKSATIETLAEIFENSIVPLLQEYFYDDYEKIQLVLGDNKKTDDSTRFIVKKSDTIDLFGSAEIDFPEYYEVNREAFEMIEAYRQM